A window of Calliopsis andreniformis isolate RMS-2024a chromosome 3, iyCalAndr_principal, whole genome shotgun sequence contains these coding sequences:
- the Me31b gene encoding ATP-dependent RNA helicase me31b, producing MMTETHINSNHVLNSGLNTKSEIDKMDDVGWKAKLKIPPKDKRIKTSDVTDTRGNEFEEFCLKRELLMGIFEKGWEKPSPIQEASIPIALSGKDILARAKNGTGKTGAYSIPVLEQVDPRKDVIQALVIVPTRELALQTSQICIELAKHMDIKVMVTTGGTNLRDDIMRIYQKVQVIIATPGRILDLMDKNVANMDHCKILVLDEADKLLSQDFKGMLDHVISRLPHERQILLYSATFPLTVKQFMEKHLRDPYEINLMEELTLKGVTQYYAFVQERQKVHCLNTLFSKLQITQSIIFCNSTQRVELLAKKITDLGYCCYYIHAKMAQAHRNRVFHDFRAGLCRNLVSSDLFTRGIDVQAVNVVINFDFPKMAETYLHRIGRSGRFGHLGIAINLITYEDRFNLHRIEQELGTEIKPIPKVIDPSLYVARPEDNNSMEEGNVSK from the exons ATGATGACAGAAACACACATAAATTCCAATCACGTCTTAAATTCTGGTTTGAATACCAAATCGGAAATAGACAAAATGGACGATGTAGGTTGGAAAGCTAAATTAAAAATTCCACCAAAGGACAAACGAATTAAAACTAGT GATGTTACTGATACTCGGGGCAATGAGTTTGAGGAGTTTTGCCTAAAACGAGAATTATTGATGGGAATCTTCGAGAAAGGCTGGGAAAAGCCTTCTCCAATTCAGGAAGCCAGCATTCCCATTGCACTGTCCGGTAAAGATATCTTAGCTCGTGCAAAGAATGGGACTGGCAAAACTGGGGCCTACTCAATTCCAGTGTTAGAACAA gTTGATCCACGAAAAGATGTGATCCAAGCGCTGGTAATTGTACCCACTAGGGAATTAGCTCTTCAGACATCACAAATCTGTATTGAACTCGCAAAACACATGGACATAAAGGTAATGGTAACTACTGGAGGAACAAATTTACGGGATGACATCATGAGGATTTATCAGAAAG TGCAAGTTATAATAGCAACACCAGGAAGAATTCTTGACCTCATGGATAAAAACGTTGCAAACATGGATCACTGTAAAATTCTAGTTTTGGATGAAGCAGACAAGCTTCTGTCACAAGATTTTAAAGGAATGTTAGATCATGTCATTTCTAG ATTACCACATGAACGTCAAATACTGCTGTATTCAGCCACATTTCCCTTAACGGTGAAACAGTTTATGGAAAAGCACTTAAGAGATCCATATGAGATTAATTTAATGGAGGAACTCACATTGAAAGGTGTAACACAATATTATGCCTTTGTACAAGAACGACAGAAAGTTCATTGCCTTAATACGCTGTTCTCCAAG TTGCAAATAACACAAAGTATAATATTCTGCAATTCGACGCAACGCGTTGAATTACTGgcaaagaaaataacagatcttGGATACTGCTGTTATTATATACACGCGAAAATGGCGCAGGCACACCGAAATCGCGTGTTTCATGATTTCCGAGCAGGACTTTGTAGAAACCTG GTGAGCAGCGACCTGTTTACTCGTGGTATTGATGTGCAAGCAGTGAACGTCGTGATCAATTTTGACTTTCCAAAAATGGCAGAGACATACTTGCATCGTATTGGACGATCAGGACGATTCGGCCATTTAGGTATAGCAATTAACCTAATCACATACGAGGACCGTTTCAATTTGCATCGTATCGAACAAGAGCTTGGAACAGAAATTAAGCCTATTCCAAAGGTAATAGATCCAAGTTTGTACGTAGCAAGACCAGAAGACAATAACAGTATGGAAGAGGGTAATGTGTCCAAGTAG